In a single window of the Pseudopipra pipra isolate bDixPip1 chromosome Z, bDixPip1.hap1, whole genome shotgun sequence genome:
- the OSTF1 gene encoding osteoclast-stimulating factor 1: protein MSKPPPKPAKPGQVKVFRALYTFEPRTPDELYFEEGDIIYISDMSDTNWWKGTCKGRTGLIPSNYVAEQAESIDNPLHEAAKRGNLSWLRECLDNRVGVNGLDKAGSTALYWACHGGHKDIVDVLFSQANLELNQQNKLGDTALHAAAWKGYADIVEMLLAKGARTDLRNNEKKLALDMATNAACASLLKKKQNADTVRTLSNAEEYLDDEDSD from the exons ATGTCCAAGCCTCCACCTAAACCGGCCAAACCAG gaCAGGTTAAAGTGTTCAGGGCCCTGTATACGTTTGAGCCCAGAACG cCAGATGAACTGTACTTTGAAGAAGGAGATATCATTTACATCTCAGACATG aGTGATACAAATTGGTGGAAAGGAACTTGCAAGGGGAGAACTGGACTAATTCCAAGCAACTATG tggcagagcaagcagAGTCTATTGATAATCCACTGCATGAAGCTGCCAAACGAG GCAACCTAAGCTGGTTGAGAGAGTGTTTGGATAATCGAGTTGGTGTCAATGGCTTAGACAAAGCTGGAAGCACAGCTCTGTACTGGGCATGCCACGGAGGCCATAAAG ATATAGTAGATGTTCTGTTTTCCCAGGCAAACCTAGAGTTAAACCAACAG AACAAATTGGGAGACACAGCTTTGCATGCTGCTGCATGGAAAGGTTATGCAGATATTGTAGAGATGCTGCTGGCAAAGG GGGCAAGAACAGATCTGAGGAACAATGAGAAGAAACTGGCTTTAGATATGGCAACCAATGCAGCTTGTGCTTCCTTACTTAAGAAGAAACAGAATGCAG ataCAGTCCGAACACTGAGTAATGCAGAAGAATACCTTGATGATGAAGACTCTGATTAA